A region from the Alosa alosa isolate M-15738 ecotype Scorff River chromosome 7, AALO_Geno_1.1, whole genome shotgun sequence genome encodes:
- the LOC125298267 gene encoding ribonuclease inhibitor-like produces the protein MFVSCCRKAQISNCDLSEDSCVMVASALQHPHSALRELDMSGNNLGTSGVEQLCSGLKSPNCKLEILRLSQCKLRNTSCLNLNSALGSDHSRLRELDVSNNFLEESEVKLLTKRVEDPKCKLEVLKSEPTQESYPSSLEPIFPVLEYSSPYHYSSPIKKSPSRCVSQDSDEIT, from the exons ATGTTTGTGAGCTGCTGTAGAAAGGCCCA AATATCAAACTGTGACCTCTCTGAGGATTCCTGTGTAATGGTGGCCTCAGCTCTCCAGCATCCACACAGTGCTCTGAGAGAGCTGGACATGAGTGGAAATAACCTGGGGACCTCTGGGGTTGAACAGCTGTGCTCTGGACTCAAAAGTCCAAACTGTAAACTAGAAATCCTGAG GCTCTCCCAATGCAAACTCAGAAACACAAGCTGTTTGAATTTGAACTCAGCACTGGGTTCTGACCATTCCCGTCTAAGAGAGCTGGATGTGAGCAACAATTTTCTGGAGGAGTCAGAAGTGAAGCTGCTTACAAAAAGAGTGGAAGATCCAAAGTGTAAACTGGAGGTTCTCAA GTCCGAACCCACTCAGGAATCATATCCATCCTCATTGGAGCCCATATTCCCTGTGCTTGAATATTCTTCACCCTACCACTATAGCTCACCTATTAAGAAATCACCCAG TCGTTGTGTATCTCAAGACAGTGATGAGATCACCTAG